A single window of Nitrospirota bacterium DNA harbors:
- a CDS encoding diguanylate cyclase: protein MPDKIKGTIYFTKEYRIFLFSISLIIAIFVSGIFLGLYYRNGQLIEEEIVTAARADFNDIALNRNWGSGHSGVYAEKKKVVDPENYLDNPDFESMNGKFYTRIGSTLMTGEIVRFASVEEMLLFHITSLYPLDPRNLPDEFERDAFAKFNEGAHEFYRKEIINDRTYFRYMAPLYMKQECLECHFQQGYRQGEIRGGISLNYNIEHVQSKLRNNNFIILLLAFLTIILLLGIIYFIVLKLMRKLSQAYKKIEELSIIDELTGLYNRRYLAYRLHEEVNRAQRYGHYLGCIMIDIDHFKKFNDTYGHIFGDLILQKVAAVIRKYCRAEDIIVRYGGEEFLIISPETRIEGVKVLALRIHDLIAGEEIKGAGSEPIRITVSMGIAEMFYKEKETPESEDEIIELADRAMYSAKAKGRDRIEVFDEVEK, encoded by the coding sequence ATGCCGGATAAGATAAAAGGCACAATTTACTTCACGAAAGAATACAGGATATTCCTCTTCAGCATCAGCCTTATTATAGCCATCTTTGTATCAGGGATTTTTCTCGGATTGTATTACAGGAACGGCCAGCTGATCGAGGAAGAGATCGTCACTGCCGCAAGGGCTGACTTCAATGACATCGCCCTGAACAGAAACTGGGGGTCCGGGCACAGCGGTGTTTATGCGGAGAAAAAGAAGGTCGTCGACCCTGAGAACTATCTTGATAATCCGGATTTTGAATCCATGAACGGCAAGTTCTATACAAGGATAGGCTCGACTCTGATGACAGGCGAGATAGTGAGGTTCGCGTCAGTAGAGGAGATGCTCCTGTTCCATATAACAAGCCTTTATCCACTTGACCCCAGGAATCTGCCGGATGAGTTCGAGCGGGATGCTTTTGCGAAGTTCAACGAGGGCGCTCATGAGTTCTACCGCAAAGAAATTATCAATGACAGAACATATTTCAGATATATGGCGCCTCTCTACATGAAGCAGGAATGCCTGGAGTGTCACTTTCAGCAGGGTTACAGGCAGGGAGAGATAAGGGGCGGGATAAGCCTTAACTACAACATCGAGCATGTTCAGTCAAAACTCAGAAACAATAATTTTATAATTTTGCTATTAGCCTTTCTGACTATAATTCTTCTTCTCGGGATCATTTATTTTATCGTCCTGAAGCTGATGAGGAAGCTGTCGCAGGCGTATAAGAAGATCGAGGAGCTTTCGATAATAGATGAGTTGACAGGCCTGTATAACAGGAGATATCTTGCCTACCGCCTGCATGAAGAGGTCAACAGGGCGCAAAGATACGGCCATTATTTGGGATGCATCATGATAGACATTGACCACTTCAAGAAGTTCAATGACACATACGGCCATATATTCGGCGATCTCATTCTGCAGAAGGTCGCAGCCGTAATAAGGAAGTACTGCCGCGCTGAAGATATAATCGTGCGCTATGGCGGTGAGGAGTTTCTCATAATCTCGCCTGAAACGAGGATTGAGGGTGTTAAAGTGCTTGCGTTGAGAATACATGATCTGATCGCCGGAGAAGAGATAAAAGGTGCAGGTTCTGAACCGATCCGGATAACCGTAAGCATGGGAATTGCTGAGATGTTCTATAAAGAGAAGGAAACTCCAGAGAGTGAAGATGAAATAATTGAACTCGCCGACAGGGCTATGTACAGTGCAAAGGCAAAGGGCAGGGACAGGATAGAGGTTTTTGATGAGGTGGAGAAATAA
- a CDS encoding AAA family ATPase, producing MKIAITGKGGVGKTTLSALLSHIYSSEGKKVIAVDADPDANLAAALGISKDELSAIRPIADLTDLIEERTGVKPGTPGGIFRLNPKVDDIPEGFGFKLGNTTLLVMGKSRAASSGCYCPESALLKRLLKHLILERDEIVIVDMEAGIEHLTRGTAEGVDGFIVVVEPGQRSIQTALSVKRLAAELGIKKIFAVANKTRGESDISFVKDSLKDMELLGAISFNNDIMEADVKGLPSNKASSIAIEEVKKIKINLEKHI from the coding sequence ATGAAAATAGCGATAACAGGCAAAGGCGGGGTTGGAAAGACAACGCTCTCAGCTCTTTTAAGCCATATCTACTCTTCAGAAGGCAAAAAGGTCATCGCGGTTGACGCAGACCCGGATGCTAACCTTGCCGCGGCGCTCGGCATCTCCAAAGATGAACTAAGCGCCATCCGGCCGATAGCTGACCTGACGGACCTGATAGAGGAGAGGACCGGCGTAAAACCCGGAACCCCGGGCGGGATATTCAGGCTCAATCCCAAGGTTGATGATATACCCGAAGGATTCGGATTCAAGCTCGGCAACACAACCCTTCTTGTCATGGGTAAATCAAGGGCCGCATCATCAGGGTGCTACTGTCCTGAGAGCGCGCTTTTAAAAAGACTGCTCAAGCATCTTATCCTTGAGAGAGATGAGATCGTCATAGTTGATATGGAGGCAGGCATTGAGCACCTCACAAGGGGGACTGCCGAAGGCGTGGACGGATTCATAGTCGTGGTGGAGCCCGGGCAGAGAAGCATACAGACAGCGCTCTCTGTGAAAAGGCTCGCTGCAGAGTTAGGCATCAAAAAAATATTCGCCGTTGCCAATAAGACGAGAGGTGAAAGCGACATCTCTTTTGTTAAAGATTCGCTGAAGGATATGGAACTGCTGGGCGCGATATCTTTTAACAACGATATAATGGAAGCTGACGTCAAAGGGCTCCCGTCAAACAAGGCGTCATCCATTGCTATAGAAGAAGTTAAAAAGATAAAGATAAATCTGGAGAAGCATATTTGA